Proteins co-encoded in one Christiangramia fulva genomic window:
- a CDS encoding Bax inhibitor-1/YccA family protein yields MENNLESTKIIRRENIKAGLSTFVNQVYNWMTLALLITGLTAYVVADTPALVMAILSNKLLFYGLLIGELLLVGYLSGAINKLSAVNATALFLVYSAMNGLTFSVIFLIYTAESLAGTFFICAGTFAAMSLYGYYTKKDLTSIGNIAFMLLIGIIIASIANFFMNSEALYWIITYLGVFIFIGLIAYDTQKIKRIYHEGFESEETEKKGAILGALRLYLDFINLFLFLLRIFGRRK; encoded by the coding sequence ATGGAAAATAATTTAGAATCAACAAAAATAATCCGAAGGGAAAATATAAAAGCGGGGCTTTCGACCTTCGTAAATCAGGTTTATAACTGGATGACCCTGGCATTGCTTATTACCGGTCTTACCGCGTATGTGGTTGCAGATACTCCAGCACTGGTAATGGCCATCTTGTCTAATAAATTACTTTTTTATGGGTTGCTTATTGGCGAACTATTACTGGTAGGATATCTTTCAGGGGCCATTAATAAACTCAGTGCTGTCAATGCCACCGCCCTCTTTCTGGTCTATTCCGCGATGAATGGCCTTACGTTTTCGGTAATTTTCCTGATTTATACGGCAGAGTCGCTTGCCGGCACCTTTTTTATTTGTGCAGGAACCTTTGCAGCTATGAGCCTGTATGGATATTATACTAAAAAAGACCTCACCAGCATTGGCAATATTGCTTTCATGCTTTTAATAGGAATTATTATCGCTTCGATCGCTAATTTTTTTATGAATAGTGAAGCTTTATACTGGATCATCACCTACCTGGGCGTTTTTATTTTTATCGGACTCATAGCATATGATACCCAAAAAATTAAGAGAATTTACCACGAAGGTTTTGAAAGTGAAGAAACCGAGAAAAAAGGTGCGATTCTCGGAGCTTTGAGACTATACCTGGATTTTATCAATTTGTTCCTTTTCCTGTTGCGGATATTTGGCAGAAGAAAATAA
- a CDS encoding TrkA C-terminal domain-containing protein, with product MIGIISLLSIILLSLLITRIGAIALVHTGLSKESANLQARSAFTGTGFTTRESEQVVNHPVRRKILMWLIFLGNIGIISTISSLVLSFISVGTSGIFSWETLLLIGGLIGLWILSRSSFIEKKLAILIDWALKKYTNLDVRDYSSLLHLSNNYRVSEILVENHDWLNNKTLQEAKLPEEGILVLGISRENGKFIGAPRGNTQIKTGDTILLYGRAALLESLDERMEGYSGNQSHDDAVKEQSILWEEEDREERKEKQQAQES from the coding sequence ATGATCGGGATTATTTCTTTGTTATCCATCATTTTGCTCTCCCTGCTTATTACCCGCATTGGAGCAATTGCACTTGTTCATACTGGCCTGTCAAAAGAATCTGCAAACCTGCAGGCAAGATCTGCCTTTACAGGAACGGGATTCACTACCAGGGAATCTGAGCAGGTGGTTAATCATCCCGTTAGAAGAAAAATACTGATGTGGCTTATTTTCCTTGGTAATATTGGAATTATTTCAACAATTTCATCGCTGGTCTTAAGTTTTATTTCGGTGGGAACTTCAGGTATTTTTTCCTGGGAAACCCTTTTGCTTATTGGGGGCCTTATTGGTCTATGGATTTTATCCCGCAGTAGTTTTATAGAGAAAAAACTTGCTATTCTTATAGACTGGGCTCTGAAGAAATACACCAATCTCGACGTTCGCGATTATTCCAGTTTATTGCATTTATCTAACAATTATCGGGTTTCAGAAATTCTTGTGGAAAACCATGACTGGCTAAACAATAAAACCCTGCAGGAAGCGAAATTGCCAGAAGAAGGCATACTTGTTCTGGGGATTAGCAGGGAAAACGGAAAATTCATTGGTGCTCCAAGAGGAAACACGCAAATAAAAACCGGCGATACCATTTTGCTTTATGGCCGCGCCGCGCTTTTAGAATCTTTAGATGAAAGAATGGAAGGTTACAGCGGCAACCAGAGTCACGACGATGCCGTGAAAGAACAGAGTATTCTCTGGGAAGAAGAAGATCGGGAAGAGCGAAAAGAAAAACAGCAGGCCCAGGAAAGCTAA
- a CDS encoding sugar O-acetyltransferase: MKTEKEKMLAGELYNALDKELSKERLECRKLLKELNDSGPEEIKKRKEILKKLVPHSGKNLWLEPPFYCDYGSNLEIGEKVFFNFNCVVLDVAKVKIGSRSLFGPNVQIYTATHPMDHKERASMLESAKPIVIGEDVWVGGGAIICPGVCIGDRSVIGAGSVVTKNIPSDVFAAGNPCKIIKPISAR; this comes from the coding sequence TTGAAGACCGAAAAAGAAAAAATGCTTGCCGGTGAGCTATATAATGCTCTTGATAAGGAACTTTCAAAAGAAAGACTGGAATGCAGAAAATTGCTAAAAGAATTAAATGATTCCGGCCCGGAAGAAATAAAAAAACGAAAAGAAATCCTGAAAAAACTTGTGCCCCATTCAGGCAAAAACCTCTGGCTCGAGCCTCCCTTTTATTGTGATTACGGAAGTAACCTTGAAATTGGGGAAAAGGTTTTCTTCAATTTTAATTGCGTGGTACTTGATGTTGCAAAGGTAAAAATTGGTTCTCGCAGTCTCTTCGGACCAAATGTTCAAATTTATACTGCAACGCACCCGATGGATCATAAGGAAAGAGCGAGTATGCTGGAATCTGCAAAACCGATTGTAATTGGGGAAGACGTGTGGGTTGGCGGAGGTGCAATTATTTGTCCGGGCGTATGTATTGGCGATCGCAGCGTGATTGGTGCAGGAAGTGTAGTAACTAAAAATATTCCTTCTGATGTTTTCGCGGCTGGGAATCCGTGTAAGATCATTAAACCTATATCTGCAAGATAA
- a CDS encoding group III truncated hemoglobin, with protein MKQDIKTREDVYLMVSEFYKKVRVNEEIGFFFNNSINDWDHHFEKLTDFWESNLFFKGSYMGNPVKAHNKVDEQNQNAISEYHFGIWLNLWFETIDSLFEGELAQRAKNNARKMSTHLFLKIYQNRLR; from the coding sequence ATGAAGCAGGACATAAAAACAAGAGAGGATGTTTATTTAATGGTTTCAGAATTCTATAAAAAAGTTCGTGTAAACGAAGAAATAGGTTTTTTCTTTAATAACAGTATTAACGATTGGGATCATCATTTTGAAAAACTAACAGATTTTTGGGAAAGCAACCTGTTCTTTAAAGGGAGCTATATGGGTAACCCTGTAAAAGCTCATAATAAAGTGGATGAGCAAAACCAGAATGCCATTAGTGAATATCATTTTGGTATCTGGCTTAATTTATGGTTTGAAACTATTGATTCCCTTTTTGAAGGAGAACTGGCGCAGCGTGCGAAGAATAATGCGCGAAAAATGTCTACCCATCTTTTTCTGAAAATATATCAAAACAGGCTCAGATAA
- a CDS encoding FAD-dependent oxidoreductase: MNREVIIVGAGPVGLSLAVQLGKEGKRVLLLEKKPATSEHSKAITIWPATQEILHQMGALKEFKKQALHFEVVKLYDADNDNFIIQFPLKELQKETRFPELLILPQYRTEKILKENVENNKSVELQFNAEVFSIKDQKEKVKVSYRKNNEEFTVSGRFLIGCDGGNSFVRESLKIELKGKTFPFKAGLADIKLKTDKKFHSPRFSSGDHLFIAFYIGDDLWRIIFLKKHSVETRIGEKLEEIIQKLFGSENFEKIWESEFRLHSRTAEKLHFGNIVLAGDAAHLNSPVGGQGMNAGIIDTLRLKEALLKALNSNQSKPLTDYAEKRKKAIKNGVNKNTAFMTSLLLRQNGRYARLVIKSLALALKIGWIRHKFLRKMSLLSA, translated from the coding sequence ATGAACCGGGAAGTTATTATTGTGGGAGCCGGACCTGTGGGCCTTTCTCTTGCGGTTCAACTTGGGAAAGAAGGAAAAAGGGTTCTTCTCCTGGAGAAAAAACCTGCTACCAGCGAGCATTCCAAGGCAATTACCATTTGGCCGGCCACGCAAGAAATCCTTCACCAAATGGGAGCTCTCAAGGAGTTTAAGAAACAGGCACTTCATTTTGAAGTGGTTAAACTTTACGATGCCGATAATGATAATTTCATAATTCAATTTCCTCTAAAGGAATTGCAAAAAGAGACACGTTTTCCTGAGCTTTTGATCCTCCCGCAATACCGAACCGAAAAGATTCTGAAGGAAAATGTTGAAAATAATAAGTCAGTTGAACTGCAATTTAATGCCGAGGTTTTTTCTATTAAAGATCAAAAAGAAAAGGTAAAGGTTTCGTACCGAAAAAACAATGAAGAATTTACTGTTTCCGGCCGGTTTCTTATTGGCTGCGATGGCGGGAATAGTTTTGTGAGGGAATCCCTGAAAATTGAACTCAAGGGCAAAACCTTTCCTTTTAAGGCAGGCCTCGCAGACATTAAGCTTAAGACCGATAAAAAATTTCATTCCCCGCGCTTTTCTTCCGGCGATCACCTTTTCATCGCATTTTATATAGGCGATGACCTATGGCGGATCATTTTTCTGAAAAAGCATTCAGTAGAAACAAGAATAGGAGAAAAACTGGAAGAAATCATTCAAAAATTATTTGGCAGCGAAAATTTCGAAAAAATCTGGGAAAGTGAATTTCGCCTGCATAGTCGTACGGCCGAAAAACTTCATTTTGGCAATATCGTTCTTGCCGGAGATGCAGCCCATTTAAACAGTCCAGTAGGCGGCCAGGGAATGAACGCGGGAATTATAGACACTTTAAGATTGAAAGAAGCTTTATTGAAGGCCCTCAATTCTAACCAAAGTAAGCCTTTAACCGATTATGCTGAAAAAAGAAAGAAGGCCATTAAAAATGGGGTAAACAAAAACACCGCTTTTATGACTTCCCTCCTTCTCCGCCAAAATGGACGTTATGCACGCCTTGTTATTAAATCGCTAGCGCTCGCTCTTAAGATCGGCTGGATCCGGCATAAATTCTTACGAAAAATGAGTCTGCTTTCTGCCTAA
- a CDS encoding EthD family reductase — MKKGMIKLSVLYPNGEGKHFDIDYYCIKHVPLVGELLGNAIKAASIEKGIGGMEPDSPAPYAAMGNLYFDSMDSYEKSFIANIEKISADLPNFTNIEPIVQLSEVKI, encoded by the coding sequence ATGAAAAAAGGAATGATCAAATTAAGCGTTCTCTATCCCAATGGGGAAGGAAAGCATTTCGACATCGATTATTATTGCATTAAGCATGTTCCCCTGGTGGGAGAGTTACTTGGAAACGCCATTAAAGCGGCAAGTATCGAAAAGGGAATTGGAGGAATGGAGCCCGATAGTCCGGCACCATATGCAGCCATGGGAAATCTGTATTTTGACTCTATGGATTCTTATGAAAAATCTTTTATAGCCAATATTGAAAAAATATCTGCCGATCTTCCCAATTTCACCAATATTGAACCGATCGTCCAGTTAAGTGAAGTTAAGATTTAG
- a CDS encoding pyridoxal phosphate-dependent decarboxylase family protein codes for MKDKIIALEKMAVSLTPDAETRNEWNRKILEFSDKFLEDLEKKKAYYGSEQKGLDIYNFDVDEDPVSLEELLQSFTENIEETGINAASGGHLGYIPGGGLYPSALGDYLAAVTNRYAGVFFASPGAVRLENMLLRWMCRLVGFPEDSAVNLTSGGSISNLMAVVTAREAAGLKARNYEKAVIYLSEQAHHSLQKAIRIAGLSEAQLRYIPLDQNLRISPEELKNAIHEDMKNGLIPFFINASLGTTNTGAIDPLREIGEIAQTEKLWFHIDAAYGGFFKLVPGLEEKFRGVEMANSITLDPHKSLFLPFGTGAILIKDKKAVLKVHHYLADYMQDTHSLNEETSPADISPELTKHFRGLRLWLPLKLFGLKPFRAALEEKIYLSKYFYQEIGNMKRFETGPEPELSIAMFRYVPENGNANTFNENLLEEVRKDGRIFLSSTTINGIFWIRVAILVYRTHLKQIQLLLEILKHKTAELEA; via the coding sequence ATGAAAGATAAAATAATAGCCCTGGAAAAAATGGCCGTTAGTCTTACTCCAGACGCCGAAACCAGAAATGAATGGAACCGAAAAATACTTGAATTTTCAGATAAATTTCTTGAAGATCTCGAAAAGAAAAAAGCCTATTATGGTTCCGAGCAAAAAGGTCTGGATATTTATAATTTTGATGTGGATGAAGATCCTGTTTCGCTGGAGGAATTGCTCCAATCATTTACTGAAAATATTGAAGAAACCGGAATCAATGCGGCTTCCGGAGGACATTTAGGATATATTCCCGGCGGCGGACTTTATCCCTCGGCGCTTGGAGATTATTTAGCCGCGGTGACCAATCGCTACGCGGGGGTCTTTTTTGCCTCTCCTGGCGCCGTCAGACTTGAAAACATGCTTTTGCGATGGATGTGCAGGCTGGTGGGATTTCCTGAAGATTCTGCTGTTAATTTAACTTCCGGAGGTTCCATTTCTAACCTTATGGCCGTGGTTACTGCCCGCGAAGCAGCCGGATTAAAAGCCAGGAATTATGAAAAAGCAGTAATTTACCTTTCAGAACAGGCACATCATTCCCTACAGAAAGCAATTCGAATCGCCGGACTTTCGGAAGCTCAATTAAGATATATTCCGCTGGATCAAAATCTGAGAATTTCTCCGGAAGAACTTAAAAATGCCATTCATGAAGACATGAAAAATGGCCTGATCCCATTTTTTATAAATGCTTCACTTGGAACTACCAATACGGGCGCCATCGATCCCCTGAGAGAAATTGGTGAAATAGCGCAAACAGAAAAACTTTGGTTTCATATTGATGCCGCCTATGGCGGATTTTTCAAACTCGTCCCCGGGCTGGAAGAAAAATTTCGCGGGGTAGAAATGGCCAATTCCATTACCCTGGACCCTCATAAATCTTTGTTTCTTCCATTCGGAACCGGGGCCATTCTTATAAAAGACAAAAAGGCGGTGCTGAAAGTCCATCATTATCTGGCCGATTATATGCAGGATACACATTCGCTTAATGAAGAAACTTCTCCGGCAGATATTTCGCCTGAACTCACAAAACATTTTAGGGGCTTGCGGCTATGGTTGCCATTAAAACTTTTTGGATTAAAACCTTTCAGGGCAGCACTGGAGGAAAAAATATACCTGTCAAAATACTTTTATCAGGAAATTGGAAATATGAAAAGATTTGAAACCGGACCTGAACCGGAACTTTCTATCGCTATGTTTCGCTATGTGCCGGAAAATGGAAATGCCAATACTTTCAATGAAAATCTGCTTGAAGAAGTACGAAAAGACGGACGTATTTTTCTTTCTTCCACTACTATCAACGGTATTTTCTGGATTCGGGTAGCAATTCTTGTGTACAGGACGCATTTGAAACAAATTCAGCTTCTTTTGGAAATTTTAAAGCATAAAACCGCGGAGTTGGAAGCATAG
- a CDS encoding YgaP family membrane protein, whose amino-acid sequence MRNRIVRGVAGTFIIISLILAIYVNINWLWFTAFVGVNLLQSSITRWCLMEDILKKFGISS is encoded by the coding sequence ATGAGAAACAGGATCGTAAGAGGCGTTGCAGGCACTTTTATCATTATCAGCTTAATTTTGGCCATTTATGTAAACATAAACTGGCTATGGTTTACAGCATTTGTAGGCGTGAACCTTCTGCAGTCATCAATTACAAGATGGTGCCTGATGGAAGATATTCTGAAAAAATTCGGAATTAGCAGCTAG
- a CDS encoding DUF819 domain-containing protein, which produces MAENPLYVLGVLCALIALSEFLCRYTFLKHLSSSLLVIILGALFANFGIIPTASNAGELYAIIFTYVAPASIFFLLLGVNLRKIKEAGMPMLLAFFIGALGTMIGVLVALQLIDYKTVFGVNYQAVAGMMTGTYVGGSANFNALAIHYGMLREGAEYTGLVVADNIVTAIWMLVTLSLPVIMKKIKPHPESIPTTKKAVVSKKQKKTDPLQLSFLLALAIFTLIVSDTLAGWSESLGLGIPSILILTTIALIFAQFRYFQKLEGANLLGMFSIYLFLVVVGAFCEIGALQSVGEKAPDILIFTSTIVLVHGAFLFLIALIFKFDWVVVAIASQANIGGASTALALSKTFNRSDLLLPAILVGSLGTGLGTYVGFLVAGMLS; this is translated from the coding sequence ATGGCCGAAAATCCTCTTTATGTTCTTGGAGTCCTCTGTGCGCTCATTGCACTAAGTGAGTTTCTTTGCAGGTATACTTTTTTAAAACATTTAAGCAGTTCTTTACTGGTAATAATCCTGGGTGCCTTATTTGCCAATTTCGGAATTATCCCCACGGCTTCAAATGCCGGTGAACTCTATGCCATTATTTTCACTTATGTCGCCCCTGCCAGTATTTTCTTCCTATTACTGGGTGTAAATCTCAGAAAAATAAAGGAAGCAGGAATGCCTATGCTCCTCGCCTTTTTTATAGGTGCCCTGGGAACCATGATCGGTGTTTTAGTGGCGCTTCAATTAATAGACTACAAAACAGTTTTTGGAGTGAATTATCAGGCCGTTGCCGGTATGATGACCGGAACTTATGTTGGAGGCAGTGCTAATTTCAACGCGCTGGCCATTCATTATGGAATGTTGAGGGAAGGAGCTGAATATACCGGTCTTGTGGTTGCCGATAATATTGTCACTGCCATTTGGATGCTGGTGACCTTAAGTCTTCCGGTGATCATGAAAAAGATAAAACCTCATCCTGAAAGTATACCGACCACAAAAAAGGCAGTCGTAAGTAAAAAACAGAAAAAGACAGATCCCCTTCAGCTTTCCTTTTTGCTTGCCCTGGCAATTTTTACGTTGATCGTTTCAGATACTCTGGCCGGCTGGAGTGAAAGCCTGGGTTTAGGAATACCCTCTATTCTTATCCTCACCACCATTGCACTTATTTTCGCTCAGTTTAGATATTTTCAAAAACTTGAAGGAGCCAATTTACTGGGAATGTTCAGCATTTATCTTTTCCTAGTAGTGGTAGGTGCGTTTTGTGAGATCGGAGCGCTGCAAAGTGTAGGTGAAAAAGCACCCGATATTCTTATTTTCACTTCGACCATTGTCCTGGTACACGGAGCTTTTTTATTCCTCATCGCGCTGATATTTAAATTTGACTGGGTAGTAGTCGCCATTGCCTCCCAGGCCAATATAGGAGGCGCCAGCACAGCTTTAGCTCTCTCTAAGACTTTTAACAGGAGCGATCTATTGCTGCCAGCCATCCTGGTGGGTTCCCTGGGAACAGGATTAGGTACTTATGTTGGTTTCCTGGTGGCCGGGATGCTGAGCTAA
- a CDS encoding class I SAM-dependent DNA methyltransferase, producing the protein MKDNFKNAVNIFNKYASSYEEKYMDVSLYENSLEGLLKMLSTEAKVLDLGCGPGNISAFFLRQRPGLEITCVDAAEKMLRIAKKNNPTADCRLMDIREVETLDKKFDAVVCGFCLPYLTRQETEKLLKDISKILNKHGLLYLSTMEDSYSNSGVKKSSSGEDELFIFYYEAEYLKDLLKQNGFKILYEEMIPQPEDQPSSGQDIVLIARQ; encoded by the coding sequence ATGAAGGATAACTTTAAAAATGCAGTGAATATCTTCAATAAATATGCCTCGAGCTATGAAGAAAAGTATATGGATGTTTCACTGTATGAGAACTCTTTGGAAGGGCTGCTTAAAATGTTATCTACAGAAGCCAAAGTGCTGGATTTAGGTTGCGGGCCGGGTAATATCAGTGCATTCTTCCTGAGGCAAAGACCAGGCCTGGAGATAACCTGCGTAGATGCTGCCGAAAAGATGCTCAGGATCGCTAAAAAGAACAATCCCACTGCCGATTGCCGGCTGATGGACATTCGGGAAGTTGAAACTCTGGATAAAAAATTTGATGCGGTAGTCTGCGGCTTTTGTCTTCCCTACCTCACAAGGCAGGAAACCGAAAAATTATTGAAGGATATATCTAAAATTCTGAATAAACACGGGCTCCTTTATTTAAGCACTATGGAAGATTCTTATAGCAATTCGGGTGTGAAGAAATCGAGCTCCGGGGAGGATGAATTGTTCATTTTTTATTATGAAGCCGAATATCTCAAAGATCTTCTGAAGCAGAATGGTTTTAAAATACTTTATGAGGAAATGATTCCGCAGCCTGAAGATCAGCCTTCTTCCGGCCAGGATATTGTACTGATTGCGCGTCAATAA